A section of the Osmia lignaria lignaria isolate PbOS001 chromosome 3, iyOsmLign1, whole genome shotgun sequence genome encodes:
- the Rnb gene encoding BTB/POZ domain-containing protein Rnb — MSTVNEKQEGSLVPELLKHMKSGSKSGISSCLERLKNEPNCYKQFTRDAGLGILVNLLRFHNLRILNMTLSILANACINSDAREKVKGSKIATRVVSIIKHIKLENALHCRACRLIGNLSECNWHAKSLCEAGVVQALVTLLKLDTNMQTYLMGVRAIRNIWSMHEGSREEIIESGVIFRITGLLVLAKEKLERNPKYLELIETCLKAMCAFLVTVDPCVREQMRGEKDVQGYKCIVQCCDMNNKMAIKCLYNLCQVAECRPILGNFGAVESLIALVRDHSELSKETLVSLCLFCREAVNRAKIRIGSGLELMLSLLKDPDNEKYHPMLLHALTQFVYDDLSIAIMVKNGLLDILVTRLKKMVIETIDEEEINVSRKRSNDSPPSKQSEFKFNKTSAGRFSLDYYRDDWSPGSASSVSFSPPSTPPLPFYDSIENDENTEDNYSPVCSDIELMDNEDEPQEEVESLKSCKSITINIEVSQDLDKGNKSNDCDYTNDWTLVLLSRLSHSNDPIDKLADPTIIEALSTYIKCAKNQRASRILTRITRNGAYLIPLLKQGFVFEAQTLYGSEHYTRQLCALAETGGAIGELTSILLRGEEAHKLVIAVSIPFLIRSRYILKSLLNNYGGLRLIFHVLSDQQHSLYENAIWSICQLASTLEIQPDIVEKCQITDTTSTDFPRVYDNHPKPATVTFELDDGTTVDACRQTLCQKSDAFSAMLEGNFSESGKKRVKLRNTSKESLNTLLLAANGATFENRTIESLLDAVLLADKFLMADISEILTESSISRLNYKNFSRAWNWARLNSCHELKSCCVKSFLTASMTKSERVQAFHGFSTTGSFHEFLDEVREIINNVLCQR; from the exons atgtcGACTGTAAACGAGAAACAAGAAGGTTCTTTAGTACCTGAGTTATTAAAACATATGAAATCAGGTTCTAAAAGTGGAATATCATCATGTCTAGAACGACTTAAAAATGAACCGAATTGCTATAAGCAATTTACAAGAGATGCAGGACTAGGCATTTTAGTAAATTTACTTCGTTTTCATAATTTAAGAATATTGAACATGACTCTGAGTATTCTGGCAAATGCATGTATCAATTCAGATGCAAGAGAAAAG GTCAAAGGATCTAAAATAGCAACTCGTGTAGTCTCTATAATTAAACATATCAAGCTAGAAAATGCCCTACACTGCCGTGCGTGTAGATTAATTGGAAATTTGTCAGAATGTAATTGGCATGCCAAATCACTGTGCGAAGCTGGCGTAGTTCAAGCTTTAGTCACTCTTTTAAAATTGGATACAAATATGCAAACCTATTTAATGGGTGTTAGAGCTATAAG GAATATTTGGAGTATGCACGAAGGTAGTAGAGAAGAAATCATTGAATCTGGAGTAATATTTAGAATCACAGGTTTATTAGTGTTGGCAAAAGAAAAGTTGGAAAGAAATCCTAAATATTTGGAATTGATTGAAACCTGTTTAAAAGCTATGTGTGCTTTTCTGGTTACAGTGGATCCTTGTGTTAGGGAACAAATGAGAGGAGAAAAAGATGTACAAGGGTACAAATGCATTGTACAATGTTGcgatatgaataataaaatggcGATTAAGTGTCTATACAATCTCTGTCAAGTGGCAGAATGTCGTCCTATTCTGGGAAATTTTGGTGCTGTTGAAAGTCTTATTGCTCTTGTAAGAGATCATTCAGAACTGTCTAAAGAAACATTAGTCAGTTTAtgcctgttttgtagagaagcTGTAAATAGAGCAAAAATTAGAATAGGATCTGGTTTAGAATTAATGTTATCTTTATTAAAAGATCCTGACAATGAAAAGTACCACCCAATGTTATTACATGCACTAACACAATTTGTTTACGATGATCTAAGTATTGCAATAATGGTGAAAAATGGTTTACTTGACATTTTAGTTACCAGGTTGAAAAAAATGGTAATTGAAACAATAGACGAAGAGGAGATTAATgtttcaagaaaaagaagtaatgATTCTCCTCCAAGTAAACAGTCAGAGTTCAAGTTTAACAAGACTAGTGCAGGACG GTTTAGTTTAGATTACTATCGCGATGATTGGAGTCCAGGTAGTGCTTCCAGTGTTTCTTTTTCACCTCCTAGTACACCACCATTACCATTTTATGACTCaatagaaaatgatgaaaacaCCGAAGATAACTACAGTCCCGTTTGTAGTGATATCGAGCTTATGGATAACGAAGATG AGCCACAAGAAGAGGTAGAATCGCTAAAGAGCTGTAAATCGATAACTATAAATATAGAAGTATCCCAAGATTTGGATAAAGGAAACAAATCAAACGATTGTGATTATACAAACGACTGGACGTTAGTGCTACTAAGTCGACTGAGTCATTCAAATGACCCGATCGACAAATTAGCAGATCCTACGATCATTGAAGCTCTGTCAACTTATATTAAGTGTGCCAAAAATCAAAGAGCATCTAGAATTTTAACCAGAATTACAAG GAATGGAGCATATTTAATTCCATTATTAAAACAGGGTTTTGTTTTTGAAGCTCAGACACTGTACGGTTCAGAACATTATACAAGACAATTATGTGCGCTAGCAGAAACCGGCGGAGCAATAGGTGAACTTACATCTATATTGCTACGCGGAGAAGAAGCACATAAATTAGTTATCGCAGTATCGATACCATTCCTAATTAGATCACGGTACATTTTAAAATCTTTACTAAATAATTACGGTGGTCTACGATTAATATTTCACGTCCTTTCCGATCAACAACACAGTCTTTATGAGAATGCTATTTGGTCGATCTGTCAATTAGCGAGCACCTTAGAAATTCAACCTGACATAGTAGAAAAGTGTCAAATTACAGACACTACTTCGACCGATTTTCCACGAGTGTACGACAATCATCCGAAACCTGCGACAGTTACATTCGAATTGGACGACGGTACAACTGTCGATGCCTGCAGACAAACTCTGTGTCAGAAATCCGACGCTTTCTCTGCTATGCTGGAGGGAAACTTTTCTGAATCAGGGAAGAAACGTGTCAAGCTACGAAACACGTCAAAGGAAAGCCTCAACACATTATTACTTGCTGCAAATGGAGCAACTTTTGAAAATAGAACCATAGAATCTTTACTGGACGCTGTGCTATTAGCTGATAAATTTTTGATGGCTGATATATCAGAAATCTTAACGGAGAGTTCCATATCTAGAttgaattacaaaaattttagcAGAGCTTGGAACTGGGCCCGATTAAATTCTTGCCATGAATTAAAGTCCTGTTGCGTGAAGAGCTTTCTTACTGCTTCTATGACTAAGTCTGAAAGAGTTCAAGCATTTCATGGTTTTTCTACCACTGGAagttttcatgaatttttggaCGAAGTAAGAGAGATCATTAATAACGTTCTGTGCCAACGttaa